The sequence AAAGACCGGCTGAATACCCTTGATAATGTGCGTAAAGCAGGTATAAGTGTCTGCAGCGGTGGAATCATTGGCTTAGGCGAAACGCACGAAGACCGGATTGGTATGCTCCATACGCTCAGCACCCTGCCGAAACATCCCGAATCAGTACCTATCAATGCATTGGTGCCCGTTGCCGGAACGCCTTTAGAACACAATAAAAAAGTGGATATATGGGACATGGTACGCATGATTGCTACCGCCAGGATCATTATGCCGGCAACCATGGTGCGGCTAAGTGCCGGTCGAAATGAGATGAGTATCGCTGAGCAGGCCCTATGCTTTATGGCAGGGGCAAATTCGATCTTTGCAGGGGATAAACTGCTGACTACGCCAAACCCATCCTTTGCTGATGATCTCAATATGTTTAATTTGCTGGGTTTAAAGCCCCGCGAAGCATTCAAAGGGGCGCCACTGGAATTAGCGTAAAACAATATTTAAACCAAACTGGTTATAAGCCTTACTATTGCTCTGGTATGCTCTTGCATACCGGAGCTGAAGTTTGGATAGTAATATCCCTAATCCCAGGGAATATCCGGTTAAACCATTAGTTGAATTAGCTATACTCAATTCCCTTCTTCTAAGGTGGTTGTACCCTGCTGTCAATTCCAGTTTATCTCCAATGAAAAACTGTGTTGCAAATACCATATGCTGCATGATATGGTCAAAAGTTCCCGTACTATCTGCATTGTAAAGGATCAGGCTATGCAGCTCATGAATTGTGAGTGAAAACTGGATAGGTGCCCTGGCTAGCCTTTTTGTAATACCCAATTGCAGGTCAAATGGCAGGTTGTCCTGGCCGTCCCCTGTATAAGACCTTAGCTGTATACCCATATTCCTAAGTAACAAACCGGCCTGCCAATGCCGGTTGCTATCTGCATAATTCACCCCAAAATCCATAGCAATTGCACTCGACCGGTACTGGCCATAATTGGATTGAATGAATTTAATGGCCGCTCCATAAAACCAATGCTGGCCATATTTTCGTGATGCTGCAATGTTCAGGACATAATCCCTTGGGTTAAATGAACCGTATTCATTGCCTGCTGCATCAGTTTGCGGAATTTTCCCATAACTGAAATATTGTACACTGGCCATTAAACTGGTGGCCCAGGATGCTTTGTATATACTACCTGTAAGGTGGAAGTTTTTAATACTTCCCGGCAAGGAAGTAAATACTATACCTAACTGTTGATCCATCTCTTCCCTTTGCAGGGACGGTGATTGATATCCCATGGTTACATCATTACTGATGACACTGATATTTTCGCCACCTAATGCAGTATTTAATGGACTGGCCGGCAATTTCAGGAAATTATATACAGAATTACCGCCGGCATACTGGGCATTGGCAGAATAAACCAAACAGCCCATGAAAAGGGTTATCCACTGCCGCATATGGAAGTCGTAGTTGAAGCAGTAAAATAATGAAAATCCCCCATGGATGATGGGGGATTAAGGATTAAACAAGTGCCAGGTCAAGCACTTGTTGCATTGTCTTCACATAATGAAATTCTACTCCTTTGATGAAGCTCGTATCAATTTCTTCAACGTCTTTTTGATTCTGCCAGCATAACACGATCTCTTTTAGTCCGGCCCTTTTTGCAGCCAGCACTTTTTCCTTTATTCCACCAACCGGCAGTACCTGCCCGCGTAAAGTGATCTCACCGGTCATGGCCAGGTAAGGTTTAACCCTTCTTCCGGTGAAAGCTGAAGTCAGTGCTGTCAGCATAGTTACACCGGCACTTGGGCCATCTTTGGGTACCGCGCCTTCCGGAACGTGCACATGTACATTCTTTTTAGCAAATACTTCCGGATCAATACCCAGTTTCCGTGCATTGGCCTGAATATAGGTGAGGGCTGTACTGGCACTTTCCTTCATCACATTACCCAGGTTTCCTGTAAGGCGCAATTCTCCTTTACCTTCACTTAATGTTGTTTCAATAAATAATATATCACCCCCAACATAGGTCCAGGCCAGGCCTACGGCAACACCAGCCATATTGGCTGTCTTGTACAATTCATTACTGTATCTCGGCTTTCCCAGGATGCGTTCCACATCAGCTGTTGTAACCGATTGTTTTACTTTGCCCTTGATGGCATATTCTTTCGCCAGTGCCCGCATAATGGAAGCCAATTGCCTGTCTAATTCCCGGACACCGCTTTCACGGGTATAATCTTCAATCAGGTTATCGAGTACTTTATCGGAGATGCGAAAATTCAATTTATTAAGTCCATGTGCTTCCTTCTGCTTGGGTAGCAGGTGGCGTTTGGCAATCTCCACTTTTTCTTCGATGGCATAACCACTGAGGTCGATAATCTCTAACCGGTCGCGTAAGGCAGGTTGGATATTACTGATATTATTGGCCGTTGCAATAAATAATACTTTACTAAGATCATATTCGAGCTCCAGGTAATTGTCGTAAAAAGAATTGTTCTGCTCAGGATCAAGCACTTCCAGCAGTGCAGAGGAGGGATCTCCACGCTGGTCTGCACCCACTTTATCTATTTCATCCAGGATCATCACCGGATTAGAGGTTTTGGTTTTTCGGATGGATTGTAAAATCCTTCCCGGCATGGCACCTATATAGGTTTTCCTGTGACCACGGATCTCACTTTCATCATGTAAGCCACCCAAACTCAGGCGCACATATTTCCTGCCAATAGCACTGGCAATACTTCGACCCAGGGACGTTTTACCGATACCGGGCGGTCCTACAAAACACAGGATCGGGCTTTTCATGTCTCCTTTGAGTTTCAATACAGCTATATATTCCAGAATTCGTTCCTTGATTTTTTCCATGCCATAATGATCGTGGTCGAGTACTTCCTTAGCATGCCTAAGATCATAGGAGTCTACCGTATAATCGCCCCAGGGCAGATCCAGCATCAGATCGAGGTGGTTATAAACAATAGAATAATCCGGTGTCGACGGGTGCATTCGCTCCAGCTTTTCTATACCCTTCTGGAACATATCTTTTGCAGCGGCAGGCCATTTTTTCAAATCCGCTTTTTTCTTCATTTCCTTGATCTCAAGCTCGTTGGTATCACCACCCAGTTCGTCCTTGATACTCTTCATCTGCTGTTGCAGGAAGTATTCCCGCTGTTGCTTGTCGAGCTCAGTTTTCGTTTTGTTCGTCAGCTTGTTTTTCAATTCTGCAAATTGCAATTCCCGCTGTAACAATTGTAATAAAAGGTCAGCTCTTTCCCGGATGTCATTTGACTTTAGTAATTGTTGCTTTTCCCCTAATTCCGTGTTCAGGTTACTGGACACAAAATTGATCAGGAAGGCTGGGTTTTCTATATTTTTCAGGATGATGGCTGCTTCTGAT comes from Flavihumibacter fluvii and encodes:
- the lon gene encoding endopeptidase La; protein product: MNQSSFFLKPEDEMDFIPIIPLNEHETDDSQDLVISNDLPILPLRNTVLFPGVVLPITVGRDKSIKAVNEAYKSDKLVGVLAQKDSNIEDPVIGDLEGIGTVAKIVKLIKMPDGGTTIIIQGKRRFKLVEFTSEDPFFRAKVDLIEEETAPTDENFAAYVDNIKDLANQIIQFSPNIPSEAAIILKNIENPAFLINFVSSNLNTELGEKQQLLKSNDIRERADLLLQLLQRELQFAELKNKLTNKTKTELDKQQREYFLQQQMKSIKDELGGDTNELEIKEMKKKADLKKWPAAAKDMFQKGIEKLERMHPSTPDYSIVYNHLDLMLDLPWGDYTVDSYDLRHAKEVLDHDHYGMEKIKERILEYIAVLKLKGDMKSPILCFVGPPGIGKTSLGRSIASAIGRKYVRLSLGGLHDESEIRGHRKTYIGAMPGRILQSIRKTKTSNPVMILDEIDKVGADQRGDPSSALLEVLDPEQNNSFYDNYLELEYDLSKVLFIATANNISNIQPALRDRLEIIDLSGYAIEEKVEIAKRHLLPKQKEAHGLNKLNFRISDKVLDNLIEDYTRESGVRELDRQLASIMRALAKEYAIKGKVKQSVTTADVERILGKPRYSNELYKTANMAGVAVGLAWTYVGGDILFIETTLSEGKGELRLTGNLGNVMKESASTALTYIQANARKLGIDPEVFAKKNVHVHVPEGAVPKDGPSAGVTMLTALTSAFTGRRVKPYLAMTGEITLRGQVLPVGGIKEKVLAAKRAGLKEIVLCWQNQKDVEEIDTSFIKGVEFHYVKTMQQVLDLALV
- the porQ gene encoding type IX secretion system protein PorQ; this encodes MGCLVYSANAQYAGGNSVYNFLKLPASPLNTALGGENISVISNDVTMGYQSPSLQREEMDQQLGIVFTSLPGSIKNFHLTGSIYKASWATSLMASVQYFSYGKIPQTDAAGNEYGSFNPRDYVLNIAASRKYGQHWFYGAAIKFIQSNYGQYRSSAIAMDFGVNYADSNRHWQAGLLLRNMGIQLRSYTGDGQDNLPFDLQLGITKRLARAPIQFSLTIHELHSLILYNADSTGTFDHIMQHMVFATQFFIGDKLELTAGYNHLRRRELSIANSTNGLTGYSLGLGILLSKLQLRYARAYQSNSKAYNQFGLNIVLR